The Sulfurihydrogenibium sp. YO3AOP1 genome has a window encoding:
- a CDS encoding efflux RND transporter periplasmic adaptor subunit, whose protein sequence is MKKIFLIFAIFFVSTALLYFYNKNKNGYETYKLEKKEVVKSIYASGYIDSENSVIVKSEVSGYVEKIYVKENDQVKKGQIIAKISNPTLYENLKDIEFQAQLVKQKLSENSDFRKQFIENIEMKKANYENLLKVYERRKNLFEKGLIPKEQFDEVAKNLEVAKRDYEKAVASYQDSLKELSYQLKSFEAKKAEVAKEIDKYYIKSPTDGKVLRKFVNEGDYINNISQNNQLFAIGSLDKRETVLLVDEEYAPLLKEGMEVLVKLDSYPDKVFTGKIKTIESQSDKNSRTVKVKADVNYDRPVLLNMTVESNIILGKVSGLFIPENAYKNGYVKLLENGEIKNVKVEVDKEKYNGYLKALSGLNEGQIIVIGK, encoded by the coding sequence ATGAAAAAAATATTCTTAATTTTTGCGATTTTTTTTGTATCAACAGCTTTACTTTACTTCTATAACAAAAACAAAAACGGATATGAAACTTATAAGCTTGAGAAAAAAGAGGTTGTTAAATCTATTTATGCTTCCGGATATATAGATAGTGAAAATAGCGTAATAGTTAAATCAGAAGTTTCTGGCTACGTTGAAAAAATATATGTAAAGGAAAACGACCAAGTAAAGAAAGGTCAAATCATTGCGAAAATATCAAATCCTACACTTTATGAAAATCTAAAAGATATAGAGTTTCAAGCACAGCTTGTCAAACAAAAACTTTCTGAAAATTCAGATTTTAGAAAGCAGTTTATCGAAAATATAGAAATGAAAAAAGCAAACTATGAAAATCTTTTAAAGGTTTACGAGAGAAGAAAAAATCTATTTGAAAAAGGGTTGATCCCAAAAGAGCAGTTTGATGAGGTAGCTAAAAATTTAGAAGTAGCCAAGAGAGATTATGAGAAAGCGGTTGCAAGCTATCAAGATAGTTTAAAAGAGTTGTCTTATCAGCTAAAAAGCTTTGAAGCTAAAAAGGCGGAAGTAGCCAAAGAGATTGATAAATACTATATAAAATCTCCGACAGATGGCAAAGTTTTAAGAAAATTTGTAAATGAAGGAGACTATATAAACAATATCTCTCAAAATAATCAGCTTTTTGCTATTGGAAGTTTAGATAAGAGAGAGACGGTTTTATTGGTAGATGAAGAGTATGCACCACTGCTTAAAGAAGGAATGGAAGTTCTCGTAAAGCTTGATTCTTATCCGGATAAAGTTTTCACCGGAAAAATCAAAACGATAGAGTCTCAATCTGACAAAAATTCAAGGACGGTCAAAGTTAAAGCAGATGTTAACTATGACAGACCTGTATTGTTAAACATGACGGTAGAATCTAATATAATTTTAGGAAAGGTTTCTGGCTTGTTTATTCCAGAAAATGCTTATAAAAATGGCTATGTCAAATTGTTAGAAAATGGAGAAATCAAGAATGTTAAAGTAGAAGTTGATAAAGAAAAATATAATGGTTATCTAAAAGCTTTAAGTGGTTTAAACGAAGGTCAAATCATAGTTATTGGTAAATAA
- a CDS encoding C40 family peptidase translates to MKLSKKIIGTFLSLSIFILPNIAEAKTKGHSSKKANHHATKVSKKSSHAKKSHKHIKITKVSYSYGPRVYGDYLEPNRDIYKYAVGLLGTKYTFGGNSINGIDCSSFVQHVFELAGFKLPRTAREQARYGYFVRRESLKPGDLLFFATYASFPSHVGIYIGDGKMIHASSKGGRVELANINEDYYVRRFLFAKRIPANIKDLKEVEDIDSMEQYMNDNTSEKSKENDPIAKIIQEKNGKN, encoded by the coding sequence ATGAAACTATCCAAGAAAATTATAGGTACGTTTTTAAGTTTGTCAATTTTTATTCTACCAAATATAGCAGAAGCTAAAACTAAAGGTCATTCAAGTAAAAAAGCAAACCATCATGCAACAAAAGTATCTAAAAAATCAAGCCATGCAAAAAAAAGCCATAAACATATAAAGATAACTAAGGTTTCTTACTCTTACGGTCCAAGAGTGTATGGTGATTACCTTGAGCCTAATAGGGATATTTACAAGTATGCAGTAGGATTACTTGGTACAAAGTACACTTTTGGCGGAAACTCTATAAACGGGATAGATTGTTCATCTTTTGTTCAACACGTTTTTGAGCTTGCAGGATTTAAACTTCCAAGAACCGCAAGAGAACAAGCAAGATATGGATATTTTGTTAGAAGAGAAAGCTTAAAACCGGGAGACTTATTATTCTTTGCAACTTATGCAAGCTTTCCTTCCCACGTAGGGATTTATATTGGCGATGGTAAAATGATTCATGCCTCTTCTAAAGGTGGAAGAGTTGAATTAGCAAATATTAATGAAGATTATTATGTGAGAAGATTTTTATTTGCTAAAAGAATTCCGGCTAATATTAAAGACTTGAAAGAAGTTGAAGATATTGACTCTATGGAGCAGTATATGAACGACAATACATCTGAAAAGAGTAAAGAAAACGACCCAATAGCAAAGATAATACAGGAAAAGAATGGAAAAAATTAA
- a CDS encoding primosomal protein N', translated as MNEIFLEVAVPVPLYQTFWYRFQTESLENFVGRRVIVSFKSTKSYGLVIGISNSIKNVPAEYRSKLKDIIKIDDFQVFTEKEINIIKKISDYYLSPIGLTIDFFIPNILREKAIKDPLAFKVFNINENVELKKISETAKKIIQIIQENQEVSYEDLLSLGFSKKSIKSLLDKGILIPVESSIKIKTPVFRQPKTADYTPKLLESQMYVYDRFYFKNRLKAYTSLIKKYVKTNKSVLIVVPSIAFGNILYKDLSQKFENVYFYHDGISPKLQFEIFKEITNNPSIVIGTVSSLLIPIKDLNLLILEQEHSSAYKVLRSPRFETKRVLYYIHKEKNIPIILASSILSIESYLINATNLKKDKDVIKSYVEINPFKSINKTLNKLQSLISKKGRTLILTNKSYYSGFIYCPRCGWEAVCPTCDVPLKTYIQNNTKIFRCPSCKKRFEYFKTCPECDFKLKETGFGKEFVFEFLKKSDKLRKLLDSNKIIVESSLKDILQFESFDMVINLYPDFILDLPDYRSNEKFLRSVISPLTVAKDNYIIFSNTLESWLAENIGAKSLDVNQILENFYKKETIYRKKNKLPPFLKLVRFKIVFKPTQKEYVEKVLREISSLKVYSFSQKSNSFNYYFEYKSEKEKEMIKVLAEKLLKKGVDVIIEVDPKSF; from the coding sequence TTGAATGAAATCTTTCTTGAAGTAGCTGTTCCTGTACCACTTTACCAAACTTTTTGGTACAGGTTTCAAACTGAGTCCTTAGAAAATTTTGTAGGCAGAAGAGTAATTGTTTCATTTAAGAGTACTAAATCCTATGGATTAGTCATTGGAATATCTAATTCTATCAAAAACGTTCCGGCAGAATATAGAAGCAAACTAAAAGATATCATAAAAATCGATGATTTTCAAGTATTTACAGAAAAAGAAATAAACATCATTAAAAAAATTTCAGATTATTATCTATCTCCGATAGGTTTGACGATAGATTTTTTCATTCCAAATATCTTAAGAGAAAAAGCCATAAAAGACCCGCTTGCTTTTAAAGTTTTTAACATTAATGAAAATGTAGAGCTTAAAAAAATCTCAGAAACAGCTAAAAAAATTATTCAAATCATTCAAGAAAATCAGGAAGTATCTTATGAAGATTTATTATCACTTGGATTTTCTAAAAAAAGTATTAAGAGTTTGCTTGATAAAGGTATTCTTATTCCTGTTGAAAGTAGTATAAAAATAAAAACTCCTGTCTTTAGACAGCCAAAAACGGCTGACTATACTCCAAAACTATTAGAAAGTCAGATGTATGTTTATGATAGATTTTATTTCAAAAATAGGTTAAAAGCTTACACATCGCTTATAAAAAAATATGTTAAAACAAATAAAAGTGTGTTGATTGTCGTTCCAAGCATTGCCTTTGGAAATATACTTTATAAAGATTTATCTCAAAAGTTTGAAAATGTATATTTTTATCATGATGGAATTAGTCCAAAGCTTCAGTTTGAAATTTTTAAAGAGATAACAAATAATCCATCTATTGTGATCGGAACAGTATCTTCTTTGCTTATTCCTATAAAAGACTTAAATCTCTTAATTCTTGAGCAAGAACATTCATCAGCTTACAAAGTTTTAAGGTCTCCAAGATTTGAGACAAAAAGGGTTTTATATTACATTCATAAAGAAAAAAATATTCCAATCATCTTAGCATCTTCTATCTTATCCATCGAAAGCTACTTGATTAATGCTACAAATCTAAAAAAAGATAAAGATGTTATAAAATCTTATGTAGAAATCAATCCTTTTAAGTCTATCAATAAAACTTTAAATAAACTCCAAAGCTTGATTTCAAAGAAAGGAAGAACTCTGATTTTAACTAATAAAAGCTATTACTCCGGGTTCATTTACTGTCCAAGATGTGGATGGGAAGCAGTTTGTCCAACCTGTGATGTTCCGCTAAAAACTTACATTCAAAATAACACTAAAATTTTCAGATGTCCATCTTGTAAAAAAAGGTTTGAATACTTTAAAACCTGTCCTGAATGTGATTTTAAGCTAAAGGAGACTGGATTTGGAAAAGAGTTTGTTTTTGAATTTCTTAAAAAAAGTGATAAACTTAGAAAGCTACTGGATTCTAATAAAATCATTGTAGAATCAAGTTTAAAGGATATATTGCAGTTTGAAAGCTTTGATATGGTTATAAATCTTTATCCTGATTTTATTTTAGATTTACCTGATTATAGGTCAAATGAAAAATTTTTAAGGTCTGTAATATCTCCGTTAACAGTAGCTAAGGATAATTATATCATTTTTTCTAATACACTGGAGAGTTGGCTTGCGGAAAACATTGGAGCTAAATCCTTGGATGTAAATCAAATTTTAGAAAATTTTTATAAAAAAGAAACTATCTATAGAAAGAAAAACAAGCTACCACCGTTTTTAAAGCTTGTAAGATTTAAAATTGTGTTTAAACCAACTCAAAAAGAGTATGTTGAAAAGGTATTGAGAGAAATCTCAAGCTTGAAAGTATATTCTTTCTCTCAAAAATCAAATAGTTTTAATTATTATTTTGAGTATAAATCAGAAAAAGAAAAGGAAATGATAAAGGTTTTAGCTGAAAAACTGTTAAAAAAGGGTGTGGATGTAATTATAGAAGTCGACCCTAAGAGTTTTTAA
- the rpmF gene encoding 50S ribosomal protein L32 yields MAVPKRKKSKAKTAMRRAQWKLKMPGLSICPECGQPKAPHRVCSNCGYYKNKEVIEVV; encoded by the coding sequence ATGGCAGTACCTAAGAGGAAAAAATCTAAAGCAAAAACAGCTATGAGAAGAGCACAATGGAAATTAAAAATGCCCGGACTTTCTATCTGTCCTGAGTGCGGTCAGCCAAAAGCTCCTCACAGAGTTTGCTCTAACTGTGGATATTACAAAAACAAAGAGGTTATTGAGGTCGTATAA
- the hslV gene encoding ATP-dependent protease subunit HslV, with product MEKIKSTTILAVRRNGKTVIAGDGQVTLGSAVVKHTAKKIRVLNEGKVIVGFAGSAADGLALMERLEEKLNKYKGNLVKSAVELAKDWRLDKYLRRLEAVMIAADKNNMLLLSGNGDVIEPDEPVLAIGSGGDYARSAALALYRNTDLDARKIVEEAMKIAGEICIYTNQNFVIEEIE from the coding sequence ATGGAAAAAATTAAAAGTACAACAATATTAGCTGTTAGAAGAAACGGAAAAACAGTTATAGCCGGAGATGGTCAAGTAACTCTTGGGTCTGCTGTTGTTAAGCATACAGCAAAAAAGATAAGAGTTTTAAATGAAGGTAAAGTTATAGTTGGTTTTGCAGGCAGTGCTGCAGATGGTCTCGCATTGATGGAAAGGTTAGAAGAAAAACTAAACAAGTATAAAGGAAATTTAGTCAAATCTGCAGTAGAGCTGGCAAAAGACTGGAGATTAGATAAATATCTAAGAAGATTAGAAGCTGTAATGATAGCTGCAGATAAAAATAATATGCTTTTACTCTCTGGAAATGGTGATGTGATAGAACCTGATGAGCCTGTTTTGGCTATAGGTTCTGGTGGAGATTATGCAAGGTCTGCTGCGTTGGCGCTCTATAGAAATACAGATCTTGATGCTCGCAAAATCGTAGAAGAGGCGATGAAGATAGCCGGGGAAATCTGCATTTACACCAACCAAAACTTTGTAATAGAAGAAATTGAATGA
- the plsX gene encoding phosphate acyltransferase PlsX, giving the protein MFIALDAMGGDYAPLCNIKGAIEFAKEYKIGVYLVGKKEVLEEEIKKNNLSIENLPIQIIDAPEVIEMHESPSIALRKKRNSSMHIAGKLVREGKAQAFVSAGNTGAAMSIGKFIIGAAEGIERPGIAVAFPNKKGTRTVLIDVGANVDSRPRHLLYFAVMGHTYVKEILQTSDNPKVGILSIGEEEGKGNELVKDTYPLLKMTKLNFIGNAEGRDIFTGDFDVIVCDGFVGNVVLKTSESLGMIILEMIKEEVEKSFVSKIGAALMLPALKRFKKKADFTEYGGAPLLGTKGTCIITHGRADEKAIKNALRFASEFVNHDFNKKLLENINTLIPQELIKGKEEEVYGENNV; this is encoded by the coding sequence GTGTTTATAGCTTTAGATGCAATGGGAGGAGATTATGCTCCTCTCTGTAATATTAAAGGTGCAATAGAGTTTGCAAAAGAGTATAAAATAGGTGTATATTTAGTAGGAAAGAAGGAAGTATTAGAAGAGGAAATAAAAAAAAATAATCTTTCGATAGAAAATCTTCCGATTCAGATCATAGATGCTCCTGAAGTCATTGAAATGCACGAATCCCCATCCATAGCTCTAAGAAAAAAAAGAAACTCTTCTATGCATATTGCAGGTAAATTAGTCAGAGAAGGTAAAGCTCAGGCTTTTGTGTCTGCCGGAAATACCGGTGCTGCAATGAGCATAGGAAAGTTTATCATTGGAGCTGCAGAAGGAATAGAGAGACCGGGTATAGCAGTAGCATTTCCAAACAAAAAAGGAACAAGAACTGTACTGATTGATGTTGGTGCTAATGTAGACAGCAGACCAAGACATCTTTTATACTTTGCAGTAATGGGTCATACTTATGTCAAAGAAATCCTTCAAACATCTGATAATCCAAAAGTGGGGATTTTAAGCATCGGAGAGGAAGAAGGAAAAGGTAACGAGCTTGTAAAAGATACCTATCCACTACTTAAAATGACCAAACTAAATTTTATTGGGAACGCAGAAGGTAGAGATATTTTCACCGGTGATTTTGATGTTATTGTTTGTGATGGGTTTGTTGGGAATGTTGTATTAAAAACTAGTGAAAGTCTTGGAATGATTATTCTTGAAATGATAAAAGAAGAAGTAGAAAAAAGCTTTGTATCCAAAATCGGTGCAGCTTTAATGTTGCCTGCTTTAAAAAGATTTAAGAAAAAAGCAGATTTTACAGAATACGGCGGTGCTCCTTTGCTTGGCACTAAGGGAACATGTATAATAACTCATGGAAGAGCTGATGAAAAAGCTATAAAAAACGCATTGAGATTTGCTTCTGAATTTGTAAATCACGATTTTAACAAAAAACTCCTTGAAAATATTAACACTCTAATTCCTCAAGAGCTGATAAAAGGAAAAGAAGAAGAAGTTTACGGAGAAAACAATGTCTAG
- a CDS encoding beta-ketoacyl-ACP synthase III — MSSEIKGIGMYVPERVLTNHDLEKILDTSDEWITTRTGIKERRIADEWVKASDLAFHASKEAIENAGLTPKDIDIVIVATSTPDNVFPSTACILADKLGCKNPMAFDFSAACSGFIYGITIADSFIKSGKAENILVVGSEVFSKIIDWTDRTTAVLFGDGAGAVVISKSNSSSDILSTVMKSDGSYGHLLHCQVGEKLRMQGRETFKQAVKSMETACLKALQKAGINKEDIKLVIPHQANIRIIQALAEKLELPLEKVYSNIHEYGNTSAASIPIAIYEAYKEGRFNKGDYILLTAFGGGLTWGAAVIRF, encoded by the coding sequence ATGTCTAGTGAAATAAAAGGCATAGGAATGTATGTTCCCGAAAGGGTTTTAACTAACCATGATTTAGAAAAAATCCTTGATACATCGGATGAATGGATTACAACAAGAACTGGAATAAAAGAAAGAAGAATAGCAGATGAATGGGTTAAGGCAAGCGACCTTGCTTTTCACGCATCAAAAGAAGCTATTGAAAATGCAGGATTAACTCCAAAGGACATAGACATCGTAATTGTAGCAACGTCTACTCCGGATAATGTATTTCCTTCTACAGCTTGTATATTAGCTGATAAACTCGGATGTAAAAATCCAATGGCTTTTGATTTTTCAGCTGCTTGTAGCGGCTTTATATATGGTATTACAATAGCGGATAGTTTTATAAAATCCGGGAAAGCTGAAAATATTCTTGTAGTTGGAAGTGAAGTTTTTTCAAAAATAATCGATTGGACTGACAGAACAACTGCAGTACTATTTGGAGATGGTGCCGGTGCTGTCGTGATTTCTAAATCTAACTCTTCAAGTGATATTTTATCAACAGTGATGAAGTCTGATGGTTCTTATGGTCATCTTTTACACTGTCAGGTTGGCGAGAAGCTGAGAATGCAAGGAAGAGAAACTTTTAAACAGGCTGTTAAATCCATGGAAACTGCTTGCTTAAAAGCATTACAAAAAGCCGGGATAAATAAAGAAGATATTAAGTTAGTAATTCCTCATCAAGCCAACATACGAATCATTCAAGCGTTGGCTGAAAAATTAGAATTACCGTTAGAAAAGGTTTACAGCAATATTCACGAATACGGAAATACAAGTGCTGCATCCATTCCAATTGCTATATACGAAGCCTACAAAGAAGGAAGGTTTAACAAAGGGGATTACATTCTTTTAACTGCTTTTGGTGGTGGATTAACCTGG
- the motA gene encoding flagellar motor stator protein MotA produces MDITTIGGIIAALVLFAVGDIMEGGNPAGLVHISSIIIVVPTTLSAAAVATKQKYVAAAYKELKIVFGNPQLNPEETLEQIIKIAEKARKEGILAIESDIGNIDDPFFRKGLQMLVDGLEPEVIRERMELEIGEIEEYYEGAAKYWITAGETTPVFGLVGAVMGLILALKRLENPVEMAEGIAGAFTATVTGIVSSYLLFGPWGHKMKAKAKDIIKTREMILEGIIGIALSKNPKMLREQLMIYTGKSEAKEA; encoded by the coding sequence ATGGATATTACCACAATCGGTGGGATAATCGCTGCCTTAGTTTTGTTTGCTGTAGGTGATATAATGGAAGGTGGAAACCCGGCCGGACTTGTTCATATATCTTCTATTATAATAGTCGTACCTACAACATTATCAGCTGCTGCTGTAGCAACAAAACAAAAATATGTTGCAGCTGCTTACAAAGAACTTAAAATCGTATTTGGTAATCCTCAATTAAATCCAGAAGAGACTTTAGAACAAATTATAAAAATAGCTGAAAAGGCAAGGAAAGAAGGAATTTTAGCAATAGAATCTGATATAGGTAATATAGATGATCCATTTTTTAGAAAAGGTCTGCAGATGCTTGTAGATGGATTAGAGCCTGAGGTAATTAGAGAAAGAATGGAGTTGGAGATTGGAGAGATAGAAGAGTATTACGAAGGTGCTGCAAAATACTGGATTACGGCAGGAGAAACTACGCCGGTTTTTGGTCTTGTCGGTGCAGTTATGGGATTAATCCTTGCATTAAAAAGACTTGAAAATCCGGTAGAAATGGCAGAAGGTATAGCGGGTGCTTTTACTGCAACTGTTACAGGTATCGTATCTTCCTATCTCCTTTTTGGTCCATGGGGACACAAAATGAAAGCTAAAGCTAAAGATATAATTAAAACTAGAGAAATGATATTAGAAGGTATAATTGGAATAGCATTATCTAAAAATCCAAAAATGCTTAGAGAACAGCTTATGATTTACACAGGAAAATCTGAAGCTAAAGAGGCTTAA
- a CDS encoding DUF177 domain-containing protein, translated as MKIYLNLKEELKKEPFKELEFDIPMNELDLPEEYIVKDGQSVSVKLHLLKDKDGYVITAIFNTSILMHCDRCLTEFSQKFNISESILFTKKHLKHQELSEAELYSEYLEDEEKFDVYDFIREEIIVNTPMKLLCNEDCKGLCPYCGADKNVEQCDCEEKMRRKLSPFAKLESLKS; from the coding sequence TTGAAAATATATTTAAACCTAAAAGAAGAGCTTAAAAAAGAGCCTTTTAAAGAGCTTGAATTTGATATTCCAATGAATGAGTTAGATTTACCAGAAGAGTACATCGTAAAAGATGGGCAAAGTGTATCTGTAAAATTACATTTACTTAAAGACAAAGATGGCTATGTTATCACAGCTATCTTCAACACGTCTATTTTAATGCACTGTGATAGATGTTTAACTGAGTTTTCTCAAAAGTTTAATATTAGCGAAAGTATTTTATTTACAAAAAAACACCTAAAACATCAGGAACTTTCAGAGGCTGAGCTATATTCTGAGTACTTAGAAGATGAAGAAAAATTTGATGTGTATGATTTTATCAGAGAAGAAATCATTGTAAATACTCCGATGAAACTTCTTTGTAATGAAGATTGTAAAGGTTTATGTCCTTACTGTGGAGCGGATAAGAACGTTGAGCAGTGTGATTGTGAAGAGAAAATGAGAAGAAAGCTGTCCCCTTTTGCTAAATTAGAGTCTCTTAAATCTTAA
- the dcd gene encoding dCTP deaminase: MILNDKTIRKYISEGLLEINPLDDIQIQPSSVDLRLGNEFLIYPEDIEIIDVRDPYFSNRLIKEIATEEGFIIKPKQFVLATTIEYIKLPDFLTAFVEGRSSLGRLGLFIENAGWVDAGFEGNITLEFYNANSIPIKIYPGMRICQLVFAKMEDRSEKPYRGKYQGQRGTTASRIFLDRD; the protein is encoded by the coding sequence ATGATTTTAAATGACAAGACAATCAGAAAATATATAAGCGAAGGTTTACTTGAGATAAATCCTCTTGATGACATCCAAATTCAGCCCTCTTCTGTTGATTTAAGGCTTGGAAATGAGTTTTTGATTTATCCAGAAGACATAGAAATAATAGATGTAAGAGACCCATATTTTTCTAATAGACTTATAAAAGAGATAGCCACAGAAGAAGGATTTATTATCAAACCAAAACAGTTTGTACTTGCTACGACGATAGAGTATATAAAACTTCCAGACTTTTTGACTGCATTTGTAGAAGGAAGGTCTTCCTTAGGAAGGCTTGGCTTATTTATTGAAAATGCCGGGTGGGTGGATGCTGGATTTGAAGGTAATATAACCTTAGAGTTTTACAATGCAAACAGTATTCCAATAAAAATTTATCCTGGAATGAGAATCTGTCAGCTTGTTTTCGCAAAAATGGAAGATAGGTCAGAAAAACCATATAGAGGTAAGTATCAAGGTCAAAGAGGAACAACAGCATCAAGAATATTTTTAGATAGGGATTAA
- a CDS encoding ABC transporter ATP-binding protein — protein MEIIKVENINKFIANEHILKNINLSVKQGEFVSIIGPSGSGKSTLLYILGLLDQPTDGKVFVENQEINFKDKKRISEIRNKKFGFVFQFHYLINELTALENVMVPMLKSGVEKSAAADKAIKNLEKLELEKKQDRRPYELSGGEQQRVSIARALSNNPLVIIADEPTGNLDSKNTEIVMEIFENLNKEGRTIIMVTHEIDLAERTQRIIKLKDGEIIEDLKKI, from the coding sequence ATGGAAATTATAAAAGTAGAAAATATAAACAAGTTTATTGCTAATGAGCATATTTTAAAAAATATTAATCTTTCAGTAAAACAAGGAGAGTTTGTAAGTATTATAGGTCCATCCGGTTCAGGAAAAAGTACATTACTATACATACTTGGACTTTTAGACCAGCCAACAGATGGAAAAGTTTTTGTTGAAAATCAAGAAATAAATTTTAAGGATAAAAAAAGAATTTCAGAAATAAGAAACAAGAAATTTGGATTCGTGTTTCAGTTTCATTATCTGATAAATGAACTTACAGCTTTAGAAAATGTTATGGTTCCAATGTTAAAAAGTGGAGTAGAAAAATCTGCGGCAGCGGATAAGGCAATAAAAAATCTCGAAAAGCTTGAACTTGAAAAAAAGCAAGACAGAAGACCTTACGAGTTATCAGGTGGCGAACAGCAGAGAGTATCTATTGCAAGAGCTTTATCAAACAATCCATTGGTAATTATTGCAGACGAACCAACGGGGAATCTTGACTCAAAAAATACCGAAATAGTCATGGAAATATTTGAAAATCTAAACAAAGAAGGAAGAACTATAATCATGGTAACTCACGAAATTGATTTAGCAGAAAGAACTCAAAGAATCATAAAATTAAAAGATGGTGAAATTATAGAAGATTTAAAGAAAATTTGA
- a CDS encoding ABC transporter permease, with amino-acid sequence MYHILFLALKFLVERKRQTFVSIVGVGIGVAAFIVMASLMNGFQKYFVEQAIDLNAHITLKTKPEDIPDRILKIYYGDKIIPVILGSKPPEKKDKITDYKFIIEKYSNNPDILGVAPHLVSQGILKYGTVEKSGSLIGIDPNLERKASVIDKFIENKRLDVLLADENSIIIGKLLAKDLGIYETGKKVILTTPNGNTHLFKVVDFFNSGITNLDQTRVYLNLRTLQTMLQRPNEVNELIFKIKDVNKAERLARLISQETGYYTESWQFAYKNFLQLFKIQNYITYMIVFAILVVSAFGIFNIIMMTVMEKKKDIAILKTVGYEDDEIIKIFTFQGIIIGFFGYIIGAILGYSIQEWLSSLRIDVEGLIRAKGFILDRSILYFVYGFVFSMFFSILASFYPSYKASKLNPVDIFRSGG; translated from the coding sequence ATGTATCATATACTTTTTTTAGCTTTAAAGTTTTTAGTTGAAAGAAAAAGACAGACTTTTGTCTCAATTGTTGGTGTTGGAATCGGTGTTGCAGCTTTTATAGTTATGGCTTCATTGATGAATGGATTTCAAAAATACTTTGTAGAGCAAGCAATAGACTTAAACGCACACATTACACTTAAGACAAAACCGGAAGATATACCGGATAGAATTTTAAAAATTTACTATGGTGATAAAATTATTCCGGTAATTCTTGGGTCTAAACCGCCTGAAAAGAAGGATAAAATCACAGATTACAAATTTATAATAGAAAAGTACTCAAACAATCCTGATATTCTTGGAGTAGCACCACATCTTGTAAGTCAAGGTATATTAAAATATGGAACGGTTGAAAAGTCTGGGTCATTGATTGGTATAGACCCAAATTTGGAAAGAAAAGCATCGGTAATTGATAAATTTATAGAAAATAAACGATTAGATGTTTTATTAGCAGACGAAAACAGCATAATTATCGGTAAACTTCTTGCCAAAGACCTTGGAATATACGAAACGGGAAAAAAAGTAATACTAACAACGCCAAACGGAAACACACATCTGTTTAAAGTTGTTGATTTTTTTAACTCAGGAATTACAAACTTAGACCAAACAAGAGTTTATCTAAACCTTAGAACGCTTCAGACCATGCTTCAAAGACCAAATGAAGTTAATGAGCTAATATTTAAAATAAAAGACGTAAATAAAGCAGAAAGGTTAGCAAGATTAATCTCGCAAGAGACCGGTTATTACACTGAAAGCTGGCAATTTGCATACAAAAACTTTTTACAGCTTTTTAAAATTCAAAACTACATCACGTACATGATAGTATTTGCTATTTTGGTAGTATCAGCTTTTGGAATTTTTAACATCATAATGATGACAGTTATGGAAAAGAAAAAAGATATAGCAATTTTAAAGACCGTTGGATATGAAGATGATGAAATAATAAAAATCTTTACATTTCAAGGTATAATCATTGGCTTTTTTGGCTACATAATAGGAGCAATACTTGGCTATTCTATCCAAGAATGGCTATCAAGCTTAAGAATAGACGTTGAAGGCTTAATAAGAGCAAAAGGCTTTATTCTTGACAGAAGTATTCTTTACTTTGTTTATGGCTTTGTTTTTTCAATGTTTTTCTCCATATTGGCATCTTTTTATCCATCTTACAAAGCATCTAAGCTAAATCCTGTTGATATTTTTAGAAGTGGTGGATGA